A stretch of Sulfurovum zhangzhouensis DNA encodes these proteins:
- the map gene encoding type I methionyl aminopeptidase yields MAIALRKADEIAKLRKAGEIVGKTLQYLQENIKPGMTLKQIDEMGEKFIREHGAIPSFKGLYGFKGSVCTSVNEVCIHGIPDDTVIKEGDILGLDIGTQVDGYYGDAAITMPIGKVSAEDEALIACSKDALYHAIDSIKEGMRFKELSKILEDFITERGYVPLRDYCGHGIGTKPHAEPNIPNYLEGKTNQGPKIKNGMVFCLEPMICHKSGTPVILDDDWSVVSDDGLRTSHYEHQVAIVDGKAVILTEA; encoded by the coding sequence ATGGCTATTGCACTTAGAAAAGCTGATGAGATCGCCAAGCTTAGAAAAGCTGGCGAGATCGTTGGAAAAACACTTCAATATCTTCAAGAAAATATCAAACCTGGTATGACACTTAAGCAGATCGATGAGATGGGCGAAAAGTTTATCCGTGAACATGGAGCAATACCTTCTTTTAAAGGTCTTTATGGATTTAAGGGATCAGTATGTACTTCAGTGAATGAAGTATGTATTCATGGTATTCCTGATGATACGGTCATTAAAGAAGGTGATATCCTTGGATTGGACATTGGTACACAAGTAGACGGTTATTACGGTGATGCAGCGATCACTATGCCAATCGGCAAAGTGAGTGCAGAAGATGAAGCACTTATCGCTTGTTCAAAAGATGCACTCTACCATGCAATTGATAGTATCAAAGAGGGAATGCGTTTCAAAGAATTGTCAAAGATCCTTGAAGACTTTATCACTGAGCGCGGATATGTCCCACTTAGGGACTATTGTGGTCACGGTATCGGCACAAAGCCTCATGCAGAACCGAATATCCCTAACTACCTTGAAGGGAAAACCAATCAGGGACCAAAGATCAAAAATGGTATGGTGTTCTGTTTGGAGCCAATGATATGTCACAAGTCAGGTACACCTGTTATTTTAGATGATGATTGGTCAGTAGTGAGTGATGACGGTCTTCGTACAAGTCATTATGAACACCAGGTAGCAATTGTTGATGGTAAAGCGGTGATACTTACCGAGGCGTAA
- the secY gene encoding preprotein translocase subunit SecY produces MGNALTQKILITLGFLFAYRVLAYVPTPGVDLGVIKEFFDANANNGIGMLSMFSGGAVERLSIISLGIMPYITASIVMELLAATFPALGQMKKERDGMQKYMQIIRYFTIFITVVQAVGVSMGLQSMTGRAGQSAIMIDPVMFTVLTTFSMLAGTMLLMWFGEQITQKGIGNGISLIIFAGIVSGLPSGISNTVRAVNAGEMNFLMVLAILAIMIITVLAIIYVELGERRIPISYSRKTIMQNQAKRVMNYIPVKVNLSGVIPPIFASAVLMFPLTMLQSSTSEIATSFADALAPGGLIFNIATFLLVMFFAFFYASIAFNAKDIADNLKRQGGFIPGVRPGEHTKEFLNEVASRLTGSGSVYLAIVSTIPFAIVSGMGASFYFGGVAVLIIVQVALDTMRKIEAQRTMNQYDTLGNVGL; encoded by the coding sequence ATGGGTAACGCTTTAACTCAAAAAATCCTGATTACATTAGGATTTCTTTTTGCGTACAGAGTTTTAGCCTATGTTCCAACCCCTGGGGTTGACCTTGGCGTAATCAAAGAATTCTTTGACGCCAATGCCAACAACGGGATTGGAATGTTAAGTATGTTCTCCGGTGGTGCGGTTGAACGTTTAAGTATTATCTCTCTAGGTATCATGCCTTACATTACTGCCTCAATTGTAATGGAACTTCTTGCAGCAACTTTCCCAGCACTTGGACAAATGAAAAAAGAACGTGACGGTATGCAAAAGTATATGCAGATCATTCGTTATTTCACTATTTTTATTACTGTTGTTCAAGCAGTGGGTGTATCAATGGGTCTTCAAAGTATGACTGGCCGTGCAGGACAAAGTGCAATTATGATCGATCCAGTAATGTTTACAGTACTAACGACATTCTCAATGTTGGCTGGAACAATGCTATTGATGTGGTTTGGTGAGCAGATCACACAAAAGGGTATCGGTAACGGTATTTCATTGATTATCTTTGCAGGTATTGTTTCTGGACTTCCATCAGGTATTTCCAATACGGTAAGAGCAGTAAATGCAGGTGAGATGAATTTCTTGATGGTACTTGCTATCCTCGCAATCATGATTATTACAGTGCTTGCAATCATCTATGTTGAACTTGGTGAGAGAAGAATTCCTATCTCATACTCAAGAAAAACAATTATGCAAAACCAAGCAAAAAGAGTGATGAACTATATTCCTGTAAAAGTGAACCTTTCAGGGGTGATCCCACCGATCTTTGCATCTGCGGTATTGATGTTCCCTCTTACAATGTTGCAGTCAAGTACTTCTGAAATTGCCACATCGTTTGCTGATGCATTGGCACCGGGTGGTTTGATCTTTAATATTGCAACATTCTTGCTGGTTATGTTCTTTGCATTCTTCTATGCATCGATTGCATTTAATGCAAAAGATATTGCAGATAACCTCAAAAGACAAGGTGGATTTATTCCAGGTGTAAGACCTGGTGAACACACTAAAGAGTTCTTAAATGAAGTTGCAAGTAGATTGACCGGTTCTGGATCTGTATATTTGGCAATCGTTTCAACTATACCTTTTGCTATTGTATCAGGTATGGGTGCTAGCTTCTACTTCGGTGGAGTTGCTGTACTGATTATCGTACAAGTTGCACTTGATACGATGAGAAAGATCGAAGCGCAAAGAACGATGAACCAATATGATACATTGGGTAACGTAGGTCTATAA
- the rplO gene encoding 50S ribosomal protein L15, whose protein sequence is MGLHNLQPAPGSTRNRKRIGRGQGSGTGKTAGKGNKGQKARSGYNEKRNFEGGQQPLARRLPKIGFTSRVVKPHVINVVKNTKVAELEEITLESIKSVCRLPKSVTKVKLIGTGAKDLAAKIKDDAVTTSGK, encoded by the coding sequence ATGGGTCTACATAATTTACAACCGGCACCAGGTTCTACACGTAACAGAAAGAGAATCGGACGTGGTCAGGGTTCTGGTACAGGTAAAACAGCAGGTAAAGGTAACAAAGGTCAAAAAGCAAGATCTGGTTACAATGAGAAGAGAAACTTCGAGGGTGGACAACAGCCACTAGCGAGAAGACTTCCTAAGATCGGATTTACTTCAAGAGTTGTGAAACCACATGTGATCAACGTAGTGAAGAATACAAAAGTTGCAGAACTAGAAGAGATTACACTTGAGAGCATCAAGTCAGTATGCAGACTTCCTAAGTCAGTAACTAAAGTAAAGCTGATCGGTACAGGTGCGAAAGATCTCGCAGCTAAGATCAAAGATGACGCTGTAACAACAAGCGGAAAATAA
- the rpsE gene encoding 30S ribosomal protein S5: MQQETVEKEFEEVIVNIGRVVKVVKGGRRFRFTALVVIGDKNGTVGYGFGKAKEVPDAIKKAVDDAHKNLVKVNIKGTTIAHDIEHKFNASKILLKPASEGTGVIAGGAARPVLELAGYKDILTKSIGSNNPNNLVRATVEALTRIKA, translated from the coding sequence ATGCAACAAGAAACTGTAGAAAAAGAATTTGAAGAAGTAATCGTTAACATCGGACGTGTTGTTAAGGTTGTTAAGGGTGGTAGAAGATTTAGATTTACCGCTCTTGTAGTAATCGGTGACAAAAATGGTACAGTAGGATACGGATTTGGTAAAGCAAAAGAAGTTCCTGATGCGATCAAAAAAGCTGTTGACGATGCACACAAGAACCTTGTAAAAGTAAACATCAAGGGAACAACGATTGCTCACGATATCGAGCACAAGTTCAACGCAAGTAAAATCTTGCTTAAACCAGCTAGCGAAGGTACAGGTGTAATTGCCGGTGGTGCTGCTAGACCGGTACTTGAACTTGCAGGGTATAAAGATATCTTGACTAAATCGATCGGGTCTAACAACCCTAATAACTTGGTAAGAGCGACTGTAGAAGCACTTACTAGAATCAAAGCGTAA
- the rplR gene encoding 50S ribosomal protein L18 has translation MLKSIQKRKNRLRAQRKARVRGKIFGTAELPRLTVFKSNKHFYAQAIDDNAGATLAAADGKKMGLKANQEDVKQVAVEMAKALAAKNIDSVVFDRNGYLYHGVVASFADALREAGIKF, from the coding sequence ATGTTAAAAAGTATTCAAAAAAGAAAAAATAGACTACGTGCTCAAAGAAAAGCAAGAGTAAGAGGTAAGATCTTCGGAACAGCAGAGCTTCCAAGACTTACAGTCTTTAAGTCAAATAAGCACTTTTATGCTCAAGCAATTGATGACAATGCTGGTGCAACATTGGCAGCTGCTGATGGTAAAAAAATGGGACTTAAAGCAAATCAGGAAGATGTAAAGCAAGTAGCGGTAGAAATGGCTAAAGCACTTGCAGCAAAAAACATCGATTCTGTTGTTTTTGATAGAAATGGTTACCTTTACCACGGTGTTGTTGCGTCATTTGCTGATGCACTCAGAGAAGCCGGAATTAAGTTTTAA
- the rplF gene encoding 50S ribosomal protein L6 encodes MSRVGKKPVTVPSGINVALDGTCVVAKKGNLEKRLETYGRVNVNIDGADVVFERVGEDKQSSAYWGTYRSLFNNIVVGLDQGYTKSLEINGVGYRASVAGNVLNLQLGYSHPIDYEIPAGLEITVEKNVITVKGTDKQAVGQVAAEIREFRPPEPYKGKGVKYSDETIIRKAGKSAKK; translated from the coding sequence ATGTCAAGAGTAGGAAAAAAACCAGTAACTGTTCCAAGCGGTATTAATGTAGCGCTTGACGGTACTTGTGTCGTAGCGAAAAAAGGCAATCTTGAAAAAAGACTTGAGACTTACGGAAGAGTTAATGTAAACATTGACGGTGCTGATGTAGTGTTCGAAAGAGTTGGAGAAGATAAACAATCTTCAGCTTACTGGGGTACTTACAGATCACTCTTTAACAACATCGTTGTTGGTCTTGACCAAGGTTATACTAAGTCATTAGAGATCAACGGTGTTGGTTATAGAGCTTCTGTTGCAGGTAATGTACTTAACCTTCAACTTGGATACTCTCACCCGATTGATTATGAGATCCCAGCAGGTCTTGAAATCACTGTAGAGAAGAACGTAATTACAGTTAAAGGTACAGACAAGCAAGCAGTTGGTCAAGTAGCAGCTGAGATTAGAGAGTTCAGACCACCAGAACCATATAAAGGTAAAGGTGTGAAGTATTCTGATGAGACTATCATCAGAAAAGCTGGTAAGTCGGCTAAGAAGTAA
- the rpsH gene encoding 30S ribosomal protein S8 has protein sequence MMTDIMADSLTRIRNAAQRRLDVTTLLHSKMVEATVAILVEKGYLESYTVKEDGNKKTIDVVLKYDDKEKSVINEIKKISKPGRRIHKGKDEIKTFKNGYGTLVVSTSQGVLANDEAFKRGIGGEVICSIW, from the coding sequence ATGATGACAGATATAATGGCAGATTCTCTGACTCGTATCAGAAACGCCGCACAAAGAAGACTAGACGTAACAACTCTTCTTCACTCGAAGATGGTTGAAGCAACTGTAGCTATTTTGGTTGAAAAAGGATACCTTGAGAGCTATACAGTAAAAGAAGATGGTAACAAAAAAACTATTGATGTTGTATTGAAATATGATGACAAAGAAAAAAGCGTTATCAACGAAATTAAAAAGATCTCTAAACCTGGACGTCGTATCCACAAAGGTAAAGATGAGATCAAAACATTTAAAAACGGTTACGGAACTTTGGTTGTATCAACAAGCCAAGGTGTACTTGCAAACGATGAAGCGTTCAAGCGTGGTATCGGTGGCGAAGTAATCTGTAGTATTTGGTAA
- a CDS encoding type Z 30S ribosomal protein S14, with translation MAKKSMIAKQQRKAKFSTQAYTRCNICGRPHSVYKDFGLCRVCLRKMGNEGLIPGLRKASW, from the coding sequence ATGGCTAAGAAATCTATGATTGCAAAACAACAGAGAAAAGCAAAGTTCTCAACTCAGGCATATACAAGATGTAACATTTGTGGTAGACCACACTCAGTATATAAAGATTTCGGTCTTTGTCGTGTGTGTTTAAGAAAAATGGGTAACGAGGGATTGATCCCTGGTTTACGTAAAGCAAGCTGGTAA
- the rplE gene encoding 50S ribosomal protein L5 yields the protein MSRMKQKYNDIVPALREECGIKNAMQTPKLEKIVISVGAGEEGKDSKLIENMRETISLIAGQKAVIVNAKKSVAGFKAREGSPSGIRVTLRGENMYNFFDKLVSIALPRVKDFRGTPRKGFDGRGNYNFGLTEQLMFPEVVFDNIIKTHGMNITIVTTTEDDKEAFMLLEKLGMPFAKGRN from the coding sequence ATGAGTAGAATGAAGCAAAAGTACAATGACATCGTACCTGCACTTCGCGAAGAGTGTGGGATCAAAAATGCGATGCAGACTCCGAAGCTTGAGAAGATCGTAATCTCTGTTGGTGCTGGTGAAGAGGGTAAAGACTCTAAACTAATCGAAAACATGAGAGAGACGATTTCACTAATCGCTGGTCAAAAAGCGGTAATCGTAAATGCTAAAAAATCAGTTGCTGGTTTTAAAGCAAGAGAGGGTTCACCATCTGGTATCAGAGTAACTCTTAGAGGTGAAAATATGTACAACTTCTTTGATAAGTTGGTTTCAATTGCACTTCCAAGAGTAAAAGACTTTAGAGGAACACCTAGAAAAGGTTTTGATGGTAGAGGTAACTATAACTTCGGTCTTACTGAGCAGTTGATGTTCCCAGAAGTTGTGTTTGATAATATCATCAAGACACACGGTATGAACATTACAATCGTAACTACTACTGAAGATGACAAAGAAGCATTCATGCTTTTAGAAAAGCTTGGTATGCCTTTCGCTAAAGGGAGAAACTAA
- the rplX gene encoding 50S ribosomal protein L24 produces MATKLKIKKGDQVMVIAGDDKGKTGEVLRVMPKKEAVIVAGCKMAKKAVKPSEENKEGGFVSKETPIHISNVKKVEA; encoded by the coding sequence ATGGCAACTAAATTAAAAATCAAAAAAGGTGACCAGGTAATGGTTATCGCTGGTGATGACAAAGGTAAAACAGGAGAAGTTCTTCGTGTTATGCCAAAGAAAGAAGCAGTAATCGTTGCTGGTTGTAAAATGGCTAAGAAAGCTGTAAAGCCTAGTGAAGAGAACAAAGAGGGTGGATTCGTGTCAAAAGAGACTCCAATTCATATCTCAAACGTAAAAAAAGTAGAGGCATAA
- the rplN gene encoding 50S ribosomal protein L14 — protein MIQSFTRLNVADNSGAKEIMCIKVLGGSKRRYASVGDVIVASVKKALPTGKVKKGKVVKAVVVRTHKEIHRENGSLIRFDDNAAVIIDDKSNPIGTRIFGPVARETRYAGFMKIVSLAPEVW, from the coding sequence ATGATCCAAAGTTTTACAAGATTGAATGTAGCAGATAACTCTGGCGCAAAAGAAATTATGTGTATTAAGGTACTTGGTGGATCTAAAAGAAGATATGCATCTGTAGGTGATGTAATCGTAGCTTCTGTAAAGAAAGCACTTCCAACAGGTAAAGTTAAAAAAGGTAAAGTTGTTAAGGCTGTTGTAGTTAGAACACACAAAGAGATCCACAGAGAAAACGGATCACTTATCAGATTCGACGACAATGCAGCAGTTATCATTGATGATAAAAGCAACCCGATCGGTACTCGTATCTTTGGACCTGTAGCAAGAGAGACAAGATATGCAGGATTTATGAAGATCGTATCACTAGCACCGGAGGTATGGTAA
- the rpsQ gene encoding 30S ribosomal protein S17, producing the protein MPKRQITGTVIKKAGDKTATLLVERKVLHPRYHKTVKRFKKYLIHDERNEINVGDTVTAIECRPLSKTKSFRLLEIVKRREVV; encoded by the coding sequence ATGCCAAAAAGACAAATAACAGGTACTGTGATCAAGAAGGCTGGAGATAAGACTGCCACTCTACTTGTAGAGAGAAAAGTTCTTCACCCAAGATATCACAAGACAGTAAAAAGATTTAAAAAATATCTTATTCATGACGAGAGAAACGAGATCAATGTTGGAGATACTGTAACTGCAATAGAGTGTAGACCACTATCTAAAACAAAGTCGTTCAGACTTCTTGAAATTGTTAAGAGAAGGGAAGTAGTATGA
- the rpmC gene encoding 50S ribosomal protein L29, producing the protein MNYIDLKEKSEAELLEMLKEKKLEVFTLKAKQRTMQLTNTSELRVAKKDIARIQTALTAARAK; encoded by the coding sequence ATGAACTATATTGATTTGAAAGAAAAAAGCGAAGCAGAGCTTTTGGAAATGCTAAAAGAGAAAAAGCTTGAGGTTTTTACTCTTAAAGCAAAACAAAGAACAATGCAACTTACTAATACAAGTGAGTTGAGAGTAGCGAAGAAAGATATCGCAAGAATCCAGACAGCATTGACTGCTGCTAGAGCGAAGTAA
- the rplP gene encoding 50S ribosomal protein L16, producing the protein MLMPKRTKWRKQMKGRNRGKSFRGNKIEFGDIAIKAVEAGRVNSRQIEAARITMTRHIKRSGKTWIRVFPDKPLTKRPLEVRMGKGKGPVEEWVMNIRPGRIIFEMAGVEETLAREALTLAIHKLPFKCKIVALKDTNELY; encoded by the coding sequence ATGTTGATGCCTAAAAGAACCAAATGGAGAAAGCAGATGAAAGGCCGCAACCGCGGTAAATCTTTCAGAGGTAACAAAATTGAGTTTGGTGATATCGCAATCAAAGCAGTAGAAGCTGGTAGAGTTAACTCTAGACAAATCGAAGCTGCTCGTATTACGATGACTAGACATATTAAGAGAAGTGGTAAAACTTGGATTAGAGTTTTCCCTGATAAACCTTTAACAAAAAGACCACTAGAAGTGAGAATGGGTAAAGGTAAAGGTCCAGTAGAAGAGTGGGTAATGAACATCAGACCTGGTAGAATCATCTTTGAAATGGCTGGTGTAGAAGAGACTCTTGCAAGAGAAGCATTGACACTTGCAATTCACAAGTTGCCATTTAAGTGTAAAATTGTCGCTTTAAAGGATACAAATGAACTATATTGA
- the rpsC gene encoding 30S ribosomal protein S3 has product MGQKVNPIGLRLGINRNWESRWFPAKGRASDFIAEDHKIRKFLKKELFYAGVSNIIIERTAKKLRVNIITARPGIIIGKKGADIEKLKATLTNMLNKDVALNIKEEKRPQASAQLAAENVATQLERRVAFRRAMKKVIQGALKSGAKGIKISVSGRLGGAEMARTEWYLEGRVPLHTLRAKIDYGFAEAHTTYGIIGIKVWIFKGEVLQKGIQAEPAEEKKGGKRPSRKRGE; this is encoded by the coding sequence ATGGGTCAAAAAGTTAATCCTATAGGTCTTAGACTTGGAATCAACAGAAACTGGGAGTCAAGATGGTTCCCGGCAAAAGGAAGAGCATCTGATTTCATCGCTGAAGATCACAAGATCAGAAAATTCCTTAAAAAAGAGCTTTTCTATGCTGGTGTTTCTAACATCATTATCGAAAGAACAGCTAAGAAACTAAGAGTAAACATCATTACTGCACGCCCAGGTATCATTATCGGTAAAAAAGGTGCAGATATCGAGAAGCTAAAAGCTACTCTAACTAACATGCTTAATAAAGATGTTGCACTTAACATTAAAGAAGAGAAGCGTCCACAAGCTTCAGCACAACTTGCTGCTGAAAACGTAGCGACTCAACTTGAAAGACGTGTTGCATTTAGACGTGCAATGAAAAAAGTAATCCAAGGTGCACTTAAATCAGGTGCAAAAGGGATTAAGATCTCTGTATCTGGTAGACTTGGTGGTGCTGAAATGGCAAGAACTGAGTGGTACCTAGAAGGTAGAGTGCCTCTTCATACTTTGAGAGCGAAAATCGATTACGGTTTTGCTGAAGCACATACTACATACGGAATCATCGGTATCAAAGTTTGGATCTTCAAAGGTGAAGTACTTCAAAAAGGTATCCAAGCTGAGCCAGCAGAAGAGAAAAAAGGTGGTAAAAGACCATCTAGAAAAAGAGGTGAATAA
- the rplV gene encoding 50S ribosomal protein L22: protein MSKALLKFVRVSPTKARLIAREVQGMNAELALAALDFMPNKAAGIISKVIASAVANGDFEPEEVVITSCRVDKAAVMKRWRPRARGTATRIIKPTSHILVEVGPATNGKEA from the coding sequence ATGAGTAAAGCACTATTAAAATTCGTAAGAGTTTCACCTACAAAAGCAAGACTTATCGCTAGAGAAGTTCAAGGGATGAACGCTGAGTTGGCTCTTGCAGCACTAGACTTTATGCCTAACAAGGCAGCTGGAATCATTTCTAAAGTAATTGCTTCAGCGGTTGCAAATGGTGATTTCGAGCCAGAAGAAGTAGTGATCACTTCTTGTAGAGTAGACAAAGCAGCTGTGATGAAAAGATGGAGACCTAGAGCTAGAGGTACTGCAACAAGAATCATCAAGCCAACATCACACATTCTTGTAGAAGTTGGTCCAGCAACTAACGGAAAGGAAGCATAA
- the rpsS gene encoding 30S ribosomal protein S19: MARSTKKGPFIDGHLMKKVLKAKEEGSNKPIKTWSRRSVIFPEFIGLTINVHNGRQFVPVFVTENHVGYKLGEFAPTRTFKGHKGSVQKKVG; this comes from the coding sequence ATGGCAAGATCTACAAAAAAAGGTCCATTTATCGATGGTCACCTAATGAAAAAAGTGCTTAAAGCAAAAGAAGAAGGTTCAAACAAACCAATCAAAACTTGGTCAAGAAGATCAGTAATCTTCCCTGAGTTTATCGGTTTGACAATCAACGTACATAACGGTAGACAATTCGTACCGGTATTCGTTACTGAAAACCATGTAGGTTATAAACTTGGTGAATTCGCACCAACTAGAACATTCAAGGGCCACAAAGGTTCTGTACAGAAGAAGGTAGGTTAA
- the rplB gene encoding 50S ribosomal protein L2, with protein sequence MAMKSYRPITPARRWMTNLDSSDITAKASVRSLLKKLPASAGRNSYGRITSRHKEAGAKKLYRIIDFKRNKFGVEGTVATVEYDPYRNCRICLVKYVDGDRRYILQPKGLMVGDKVMAAEAGLDIKTGNAMKLKSIPVGTLVHNIELNPGQGGAMARSAGAYAQIMGRDGKYVSLRLPSGEMRYVLGECMATVGTIGNEEIANEVVGKAGRNRHRGIRPQTRGSAMNPVDHPHGGGEGKTNSGRHPVSPWGMPTKGYKTRKKKASDKLIISKRKK encoded by the coding sequence ATGGCAATGAAATCATATAGACCAATAACTCCGGCTAGAAGATGGATGACAAACCTTGACAGTAGTGATATTACTGCTAAAGCAAGTGTAAGAAGTCTACTTAAGAAACTTCCAGCAAGTGCAGGTAGAAACTCATACGGTAGAATCACTTCTAGACATAAAGAAGCTGGTGCGAAAAAACTTTATAGAATCATCGATTTCAAAAGAAATAAATTCGGTGTAGAAGGTACAGTAGCAACTGTTGAGTACGATCCGTACAGAAACTGTAGAATCTGTCTTGTTAAATATGTAGACGGTGACAGAAGATATATCCTCCAACCAAAAGGTTTGATGGTAGGTGATAAAGTAATGGCAGCAGAAGCTGGACTTGACATCAAGACTGGTAATGCAATGAAGCTTAAATCTATCCCTGTGGGTACATTGGTACACAACATCGAGCTTAACCCAGGTCAAGGTGGTGCAATGGCAAGAAGTGCTGGTGCATATGCGCAAATCATGGGTAGAGATGGTAAGTATGTTTCTCTAAGACTTCCTTCTGGCGAGATGAGATATGTACTTGGTGAGTGTATGGCAACAGTTGGTACAATCGGTAACGAAGAGATCGCTAACGAAGTTGTTGGTAAAGCTGGTAGAAATAGACACAGAGGTATCAGACCGCAAACTAGAGGTTCTGCAATGAACCCAGTAGATCACCCGCACGGTGGTGGTGAAGGTAAAACAAACTCTGGTCGTCACCCGGTATCTCCATGGGGTATGCCAACGAAGGGTTATAAGACTCGTAAGAAAAAAGCTAGTGATAAACTTATCATTAGTAAGAGAAAGAAGTAA
- a CDS encoding 50S ribosomal protein L23, protein MADITDIKAIMYTEKTLGLQEDGVIVVQTSPRMTKNGLKEVFKEFFGINPLRVNSMRVNGKVKRFRGVEGKRADLKKFYVKLPEDAKIESLAV, encoded by the coding sequence ATGGCAGATATTACAGATATTAAAGCAATCATGTATACAGAGAAGACTTTGGGTCTTCAAGAAGACGGTGTCATCGTAGTACAAACTAGTCCTAGAATGACTAAAAACGGTCTTAAAGAAGTATTTAAAGAGTTCTTCGGGATCAACCCACTTAGAGTTAACTCAATGAGAGTAAACGGAAAAGTGAAAAGATTCAGAGGTGTTGAAGGAAAAAGAGCTGACCTTAAAAAGTTTTATGTGAAGCTTCCTGAAGATGCAAAAATTGAAAGCCTAGCGGTATAA
- the rplD gene encoding 50S ribosomal protein L4, translating into MSTTVIKTSDLPQAFLEVHPHNLYLYCKAYASGLRANTASVKNRSEVSGGGKKPFAQKGGGRARQGSIRAPHYRGGGVVFGPNTNRNYDQKVNKKQKKLALMHAIAEMAANEKLFVVDSVNIESAKTKDAVAFVNGFGQRDVLVVKEMIDDKTFLAFRNLQNAYLIEANELNAYLAAAYHSMVIEKAVFDKLTKEA; encoded by the coding sequence ATGAGTACGACAGTAATTAAAACAAGTGATTTACCACAGGCGTTTTTGGAAGTGCACCCGCACAACCTTTACCTTTACTGTAAAGCATATGCTTCTGGCCTTAGAGCTAACACTGCTTCTGTTAAAAACAGATCAGAAGTAAGCGGTGGTGGAAAGAAGCCATTTGCTCAAAAAGGTGGCGGTAGAGCAAGACAAGGTTCTATCAGAGCTCCTCACTACAGAGGTGGTGGTGTAGTATTTGGTCCAAATACTAACAGAAACTATGACCAAAAAGTGAACAAAAAGCAAAAGAAACTTGCTTTGATGCATGCAATCGCTGAAATGGCTGCGAATGAGAAACTTTTTGTAGTTGACTCAGTAAACATCGAATCTGCTAAAACTAAAGATGCAGTAGCATTCGTAAATGGTTTTGGACAAAGAGATGTATTGGTAGTAAAAGAGATGATCGATGACAAGACTTTCTTGGCATTCAGAAATCTTCAAAATGCTTACCTAATTGAAGCAAACGAGCTTAATGCTTACCTTGCTGCAGCATACCACTCAATGGTAATCGAAAAAGCTGTATTTGATAAATTGACAAAAGAGGCTTAA
- the rplC gene encoding 50S ribosomal protein L3 — translation MEFIIEKIGMSRTVDVPSVPVTLLKVVDTKVCEVREDGKALVAYNSSKKFNKSIEGQQAKYGVSKEFNKFMTISVAEGTEAGDLNTAALTEAAVVKTSLNTKGRGFQGAVKRHGFSGGPASHGHRFGRRVGSIGMCEWPGRVQPGQKMPGQYGNTKVTVKNEVISYDAENGILVLKGSIPGANGSRGLVRIVK, via the coding sequence ATGGAATTTATTATTGAAAAAATTGGTATGAGCAGAACTGTTGATGTACCAAGTGTTCCTGTAACACTTCTTAAAGTTGTTGATACAAAAGTATGTGAAGTAAGAGAAGACGGAAAAGCACTTGTAGCGTATAACTCTAGCAAAAAGTTTAACAAAAGCATCGAAGGTCAGCAGGCTAAGTATGGTGTGAGTAAAGAGTTTAACAAATTCATGACTATCTCTGTAGCAGAAGGTACAGAAGCTGGTGACCTTAACACAGCTGCACTTACTGAAGCAGCAGTAGTAAAAACGTCACTAAATACTAAGGGACGTGGTTTCCAAGGTGCTGTTAAGCGTCACGGATTTAGTGGTGGACCAGCATCACACGGACACAGATTCGGTAGAAGAGTTGGTTCAATCGGTATGTGTGAATGGCCAGGTCGTGTTCAACCAGGACAAAAGATGCCAGGTCAGTACGGAAACACTAAAGTAACAGTAAAGAACGAAGTAATCTCATATGATGCAGAGAACGGGATTCTAGTATTAAAAGGTTCAATCCCAGGAGCTAACGGTTCACGTGGATTGGTAAGGATTGTGAAATAA